A portion of the Malassezia japonica chromosome 3, complete sequence genome contains these proteins:
- a CDS encoding uncharacterized protein (EggNog:ENOG503NXAW; COG:O; BUSCO:EOG09263QPR): MEAVQQGIDAVRQRIPRVGAHGNTVKPNVNVEAIDKLIASIHDAQQKDPSSDLHALLEVVSTRLDQAHADVTESNRHYYVALNKLWRAVDKKFPTSLDDMINPSLFGSEKCTQALDTVVLDYLLRAGHTQVAELFSEETGAQLPEPQKAALAELCRLFSALETGQTQPILAWASAHGDALRARHSALEYYLLRNQFLGIVQGDVHYGDDTMHGLATEPTTNVHLAFLYGRKHFAPYLATHLDEIQQLYALLLYLPKFPVSARGVPLDEAPDTGTLLSYVPERYKNTLSALRIDTPELAAQFRADFCALAHLGQLCPLQASVDVGANNALGRINKVRQVMKERGNEWSQADELPIEIPLPPELQLHSTFLCPVSKETSSDENPPMMMPCGHVLCLDSLTHIARGSRVKCPYCPAESNLKQALRLYL, translated from the exons ATGGAGGCAGTCCAGCAAGGGATCGATGCCGTGCGGCAGCGGATCCcccgcgtcggtgcgcatGGCAATACGGTCAAGCCGAATGTCAATGTCGAGGCGATCGACAAGCTGATTGCTAGCATCCACGATGCACAACAAAAAGACCCTTCGTCGGACCTGCACGCCCTGCTGGAAGTCGTCAGCACGCGGCTCGACCAGGCCCATGCGGACGTGACCGAGTCCAATCGGCACTACTACGTTGCGCTGAACAAGCTATGGCGTGCGGTCGACAAGAAATTCCCGACATCACTGGACGATATGATCAACCCGAGTCTCTTTGGCAGCGAAAAGtgcacgcaggcgctcgataCGGTTGTACTGGACTACCTGCTCCGCGCCGGCCATACGCAGGTTGCCGAGCTCTTTTCGGAAGAGACTGGCGCGCAACTCCCCGAGCCCCAGaaggcggcgcttgccgagctgtGCCGCCTCTTTTctgcgctcgagaccgGGCAGACACAGCCCATTCTTGCGtgggcgtcggcgcacggcgatgcgctgcgtgcgcgccacaGTGCGCTGGAGTACTATCTGCTGCGGAACCAGTTCCTCGGGATCGTGCAAGGCGACGTGCACTATGGTGACGACACGATGCATGGCCTTGCTACGGAGCCGACGACGAATGTGCACCTTGCCTTTTTGTATGGCCGCAAGCACTTTGCGCCCTACCTTGcgacgcacctcgacgagatCCAGCAGCTCTATGCGTTGCTTTTGTATCTCCCCAAGTTCCCCGTCTCTGCGCGGGGCGTGCCCCTGGACGAAGCGCCGGACACTGGGACGCTGCTGAGCTACGTGCCCGAGCGCTACAAGAACACGCTGTCAGCTCTGCGTATCGACACCCccgagcttgcggcgcagtTCCGAGCCGATTTTtgtgcgctcgcgcatctTGGGCAGCTGTGCCCCCTCCAAGCCAGTGTCGATGTCGGCGCGAACAATGCACTGGGCCGCATCAACAAGGTGCGGCAAGTGATGAAAGAGCGCGGCAACGAGTGGAGCCAAGCCGACGAGCTTCCG ATCGAGATCCCCCTCCCCCCCGAACTGCAGCTGCACAGCACTTTTCTGTGCCCCGTGAGCAAAGAGAcgagcagcgacgagaaCCCACCCATGATGATGCCGTGTGGCCATGTGCTCTGTCTCGACAGTCTGACGCACATCGCGCGTGGGAGCCGCGTCAAGTGTCCCTACTGTCCCGCCGAGTCGAATCTCAAGCAAGCGCTGCGTCTTTATCTGTAG
- the PLP2 gene encoding Proteolipid protein 2 (BUSCO:EOG09264873; COG:T; EggNog:ENOG503NYDG) — translation MAQVAVDPNEDTEFHDALRARGIIPERAPSREPSPELPTEEEVRDAARKRATVEDLDEELEDADEDEERILLQLRAQRMKELSAMHTQARFGRVYPISRPDYTREVTEASKEPLPGAADAAAGTGVVCFLYKTGLDTCQLLAGYLDTLAAKHPATKFVSIVGDQCIPNYPDHNLPTLLIYRAGELRRQIVGLRPEIGLDGMNTKLGDIELLLTATGAIDAPKPGTESKRDQAEADENEHKSIRNSARTQEEEDDDLDWD, via the exons ATGGCGCAAGTTGCAGTGGATCCGAACGAAGATACTGAATT CCATGACGCCCTCCGCGCGCGTGGAATCATCCctgagcgtgcgccgtcACGCGAACCTTCGCCCGAGCTCCCGACCGAGGAAGAGGTGagggacgcggcgcgcaagcggGCCAccgtcgaggacctcgacgaggagctggaggatgcggacgaggacgaggagcgtattctgctgcagctgcgtgccCAGCGCATGAAGGAGCTGAGTGCGATGCACACGCAGGCGCGCTTCGGCCGCGTCTACCCCATCTCGCGCCCGGACTACACGCGCGAAGTGACTGAGGCGAGCAAGGAGCCCttgccgggcgcggcggatGCTGCGGCAGGCACAGGTGTCGTTTGCTTCCTGTACAAGACGGG CCTGGACACGTGCCAGCTGCTTGCGGGCTACCTCGACACGCTAGCCGCGAAGCACCCCGCGACGAAGTTTGTGAGCATTGTCGGCGACCAGTGTATTCCGAACTACCCGGACCACAACCTGCCTACGCTGCTGATCTaccgcgccggcgagctgcgccgtcAGATCGTCGGACTGCGTCCCGAGATTGGGCTGGACGGGATGAACACCAAGCTCGGCG ACATTGAGCTGCTGCTTACAGCGACCGGCGCCATCGACGCCCCGAAGCCGGGCACGGAGAGCAAGCGCGaccaggccgaggcggacgagaACGAGCACAAGAGCATCCGCAACAGCGCGCGTACACaagaggaagaggacgacgatCTCGACTGGGACTAG
- a CDS encoding uncharacterized protein (COG:O; EggNog:ENOG503P872): MFAPAKIITPENIGTIELFGTGLAVMIALKELNIKYIHKASMPESAELYEFSPFGTIPVLVHRPNAIYSARDRIALFETLAIARYLDEILSSKDVEDPSHRTLFPPPIGSHERNYADVALSRVEIDQISALIVTRVQPIVEDRYVKPFFALRNNGASKEDISAALLDSFQAAEEIFVLLERVIANTQEQLKLSNPPFIFGNLSWADVFLFPVARDFKATNPDLFTASRLPWLSGWFSRFEQRPSAQATLPTSFAASK, encoded by the exons ATGTTTGCGCCCGCCAAGATCATCACCCCCGAGAACATCGGCACTATCGAGCTGTTCGGCACTGGTCTG GCTGTCATGATTGCGCTCAAGGAGCTCAACATTAAGTACATCCACAAGGCCTCGATGCCTGAGTCGGCTGAGCTCTACGAGTTCTCGCCGTTCGGCACCATCCCCGTCCTGGTCCAC CGCCCCAACGCCATCTACTCGGCTCGCGACAGGATTGCGCTGTTCGAGACTCTCGCCATTGCTCGCTACCTTGACGAGATCCTCTCCTCGAAGGACGTGGAGGACCCCTCGCACCGCACCCTCTTCCCTCCTCCCATCGGCTCTCACGAGCGCAACTACGCTGATGTCGCTCTCTCGCGCGTCGAGATTGACCAGATTAGCGCCCTGATCGTGACCCGCGTCCAGCCGATCGTCGAGGACCGCTACGTGAAGCCCTTCTTTGCGCTCCGCAACAACGGCGCCAGCAAGGAGGACATCTCCGCTGCCCTCTTGGACTCGTTCCAGGCTGCTGAGGAGATCTTtgtgctcctcgagcgcgtgatCGCCAACACCCAGGAGCAGCTCAAGCTCTCGAACCCCCCGTTCATCTTCGGCAACCTCAGTTGGGCTGACGTTTTCCTCTTCCCCGTCGCCCGCGACTTCAAGGCGACCAACCCCGACCTGttcaccgcctcgcgcctcCCTTGGCTCTCGGGCTGGTTCAGCCGCTTCGAGCAGCGCCCCAGCGCCCAGGCCACTCTCCCCACCAGCTTTGCTGCCTCTAAGTAA
- a CDS encoding uncharacterized protein (EggNog:ENOG503P39D; COG:T), protein MAGASDLVALAQEYGVHEREASPVAALDAIADELRSSRLRTELGKTQLASLCVEVLTDHATSTAALRVLANLCIDHEANRKHLLELGAVPAVLGALPAASASLTQADRQRALTALGALLNIQMDYAPAKKAMREAHVPPRVCTLATCPGLYVFGAWMRQSGDLETWVEHQTLGATAAEWGLRLVHDILEEDDEQVDQEWMPDAVKALLRPLQAVYAASDAVIPPETVATAADLAENELSMLESIAVLLERAAPSFASAVVTPDDEPLRTFVQIVTHPPRLPSDWKGLLEEEELQRTEAVLAQLPAGAAHVIVAAAAEDANLDKLCPLQGASIAPSWFVEALVVAVHSSEAPTASCAMLALGNLARDAPRTEALGSTPGLLDGVVRHLAADNIRLAHAAVGLLKNLAIPVPNKAPIVAAGVVPLLLPLLSRERDMVQPLQHGVVGLLKHLANSVTVPLAALGLLGAWPSAESPLEALEALRMRTDQVSLRLEIARIYVSLIRTLWSARANDVPRLAADAQASEQELSGALEKARADLQTEPVFSALVDLLRFGRKYAVLVSDSLLALTLASSTSKAAAEIALRCVTVHVVVPTDVGQDAPFTSGVEALVYVLESMPPQVVGNACSLLQILSLAPTSDDRRVLAQAVQIPLEQCEARVQQDVGRVVARARDLLTPSAAASAPST, encoded by the exons ATGGCCGGAGCGTCGGACCTtgtcgcgcttgcgcaggaaTACGGCGTGCACGAACGCGAGGCGAGCCCTGTGGCAGCACTGGACGCGATTGCAGATGAATTGCGGAGTAGCAGGCTTCGCACAGAGCTAGGCAAGACGCAGCTGGCGTCGCTCTGCGTCGAAGTACTGACCGACcacgcgacgtcgacggcggcgtTGCGTGTGCTCGCCAACTTGTGCATTGACCACG AGGCGAATCGCAAACATCTCCTTGAGCTGGGCGCGGTCCCGGCGGTGCTGGGCGCATTGCCAGCAGCCAGCGCAtcgctgacgcaggccgACCGTCAAAGGGCCctcacggcgctcggcgcgctgctcaatATTCAGATGGACTATGCGCCTGCAAAGAAAGCGATGCGCGAGGCTCATGTGCCGCCAAGAGTGTGCACCCTTGCGACGTGCCCGGGACTCTATGTGTTCGGCGCATGGATGCGCCAGTCGGGCGACCTGGAAACGTGGGTCGAGCACCAGACACTCGGCGCAACGGCCGCAGAGTGGGGACTGCGGCTGGTGCACGATATCCTCGAGGAGGATGACGAGCAGGTAGACCAGGAATGGATGCCCGACGCAGTcaaggcgctcctgcgcccTCTGCAGGCGGTCTATGCGGCGTCTGACGCGGTGATTCCCCCAGAGACGGTTGCCACCGCCGCAGACCTCGCTGAAAACGAGCTGAGCATGCTCGAGAGTATCGCTGTGCTGCTGgaacgcgccgcgccctcgTTCGCATCGGCAGTCGTCAcgccggacgacgagccgctgcgcaccttCGTCCAGATTGTGACGcacccgccgcgcctccCTTCCGATTGGAAAGGGCTGCtagaggaggaggagctgcagcgcaccgaggcggtCCTGGCGCAGCTTCCTGCCGGTGCTGCGCATGTCATtgtcgctgctgcggccGAGGACGCAAACCTCGACAAGCTGTGCCCGTTGCAGGGTGCATCGATCGCCCCCAGCTGGTTCGTTGAGGCCCTGGTCGTGGCGGTGCACTCGTCCGAGGCACCGACCGCCTCGTGTGCGATGCTTGCGCTGGGCAACTTGGCCCGAGATG cgccgcgcactgAGGCGCTTGGAAGCACGCCTGGCCTCCTAGATGGGGTGGTGCGCCACCTTGCTGCCGACAAtatccgcctcgcgcacgcggccgtcggcctcTTGAAAAACCTGGCGATTCCCGTGCCGAACAAGGCGCCGATCGTCGCTGCGGGCGTAGTGCCGCTGCTCCTTCCCCTCTtgtcgcgcgagcgcgacatggtccagccgctgcagcacggcgtTGTCGGCCTGCTGAAGCACCTGGCCAATTCGGTGActgtgccgctcgccgcgctcggcctgcttggcgcctggccgagcgccgagtcacccctcgaggcgctcgaggcgctccgcATGCGCACCGACCAAGTTTCGCTGCGGTTAGAAATTGCTCGGATCTATGTCTCGCTCATCCGTACGCTGTGGTCCGCGCGGGCGAacgacgtgccgcgcctTGCGGCCGACGCCCAAGCGTCCGAGCAGGAGCTGTCTGGGGCCCTTGAAAAGGCCCGGGCGGATCTGCAAACCGAGCCCGTCTTTTCCGCGCTGGTCGATCTGCTGCGTTTTGGGCGAAAATACGCGGTGCTGGTCAGCGACAGCCTCCTTGCGCTGACCTTGGCGAGCAGCACTTCAAAAGCCGCTGCGGAAATCGCGCTGCGATGTGTCACGGTGCACGTCGTTGTGCCTACGGATGTCGGGCAGGACGCGCCCTTTACGTCCggtgtcgaggcgctggtcTATGTGCTCGAATCGATGCCGCCGCAGGTGGTGGGCAATGCCTGCAGTCTGCTTCAAATTTTGTCGCTCGCCCCCACCAGCGACGATCGCAGAGTCTtggcgcaggccgtgcagATCCCCCTTGAACAGTGCGAAGCGCGGGTGCAGCAGGACGTGGGCCGGGTGGTggcgcgtgcacgcgaTCTACTTACGCCCAGCGCGGCAGCGTCAGCGCCGTCAACCTAA
- a CDS encoding uncharacterized protein (EggNog:ENOG503Q2ZA; COG:S) — MAAAAEQEALKRFFQATQYAVVGASADRSKFGNKVFRWYQNYNLPVTPVHPKSSSIEGVPAVKELGEVMDYAANPVEARTSVSVITPPAITLDLLKGHMSDERIVAFWLQPGAADGPVVQWIRSQPEEVQGRIVYSGPCILVSGEQLGRHNGRL; from the coding sequence ATGGCAGCCGCTGCGgagcaagaggcgctgAAGCGCTTTTTTCAGGCGACGCAGTAtgcggtcgtcggcgcgagTGCGGACCGCAGCAAGTTTGGCAACAAGGTATTCCGCTGGTACCAGAACTACAATTTGCCCGTCACGCCCGTGCACCCCAAATCGTCGAGCATTGAAGGTGTGCCCGCCGTGAAAGAGCTGGGCGAGGTGATGGACTATGCCGCGAACCCTGTCGAGGCGCGTACGTCCGTGTCGGTGATCACGCCGCCTGCAATTACGCTCGACCTCCTTAAGGGCCACAtgagcgacgagcgcatcgttGCGTTCTGGCTGCAGCctggcgcggccgacggtCCGGTGGTGCAGTGGATCCGGAGCCAGCCCGAGGAGGTGCAGGGTCGCATCGTCTACTCCGGCCCCTGCATTTTGGTGAGTGGCGAGCAGCTTGGTCGGCACAACGGGCGGTTATAG
- a CDS encoding uncharacterized protein (TransMembrane:1 (o358-380i)) → MSPHGAAPPHGGQRGLGGHGHVSRSESISLPPLSHSPGSACAALPAILHRLRMEDEQGEPPLLEDAANRRKRRSWEMQTEIEMPPPPFMVRTSSADRFVHGKPPLGMMPLKTLRTERTKFATYTFPRADMRESRIIDSRYEPAAAMKAPHSEPLGGYFPPTDLNGSVEHPHSDPPPRPMSRSHSSYSISASEGCPRTPGPEVGELPLRLDEPSSAMSVASMLDAPPLVDGAPGTSLPSMGSAHSLSESPEQKESITGGPSPEGHRGPTPPVTPKWNKPRGAGAATTNGSGKAYATPNTSQFIRRQQSVSVVTAGQTTTKSRPGSEVVITQQVTSTAPAPSPTPMPPVEEQKHTPAGPVAGGVVGGVVGLLLLVLLAYLLLRRMRNQRATRALDSAYAEAGIGGGGVDRRTRMRPAQAIDEPWSPGGMAMHASNSGQPSLGGAGSDPYFASPVHHHYDDMEMGVRPSMQKTPRDSTQHDPVAWPDFQPGPAARQMSQFQDEAPLADVSTHTNLAAPAVHVSHYENMDAEEPVPTTQVPVASSDAYAAAAPTEMLGEIDTTSGAQQHAADADTFATAPPSSAAPAISTQTLANAPARESLPRLNTDSLSRKDSNAADLQSPSSAYMWLPPRKLFTESTEEEAPEPGAAAAPARPSLLRSESNMQDSAEEQELSNKLWRNNGTLRVANES, encoded by the exons ATgtcgccgcacggcgctgcaccgcccCACGGGGGCCAGCGGGGTCTAGGTGGCCATGGCCATGTCTCCCGCTCTGAATCGATCAGTCTCCCTCCCCTGTCGCACTCGCCGGGATcggcgtgtgcggcgcTACCGGCGATCCTGCATCGCCTGCGTATGGAAGACGAGCAaggcgagccgccgctgctTGAAGATGCAGCGAaccgccgcaagcgccgctcgtgGGAGATGCAGACCGAGATCGAgatgccgccgcctccCTTTATGGTGCGCACTTCAAGCGCGGATCGCTTTGTGCACGGGaagccgccgctcggcatgATGCCGCTCAAGACCCTGCGTACGGAACGTACGAAATTTGCGACTTACACCTTTCCGCGGGCGGATATGCGTGAGTCGCGGATCATTGATTCGAGGTACGAGCCTGCCGCGGCGATGAAAGCGCCGCACTCGGAACCTCTGGGGGGCTATTTTCCGCCGACCGATCTCAATGGTTCGGTCGAGCATCCCCACAGCGATCCCCCCCCGCGGCCCATGTCGCGCAGCCACTCCTCCTACTCTATTTCAGCATCGGAAGGATGCCCCCGTACGCCCGGACCCGAGGTTGGGGAACTTCCCCTTCGTCTGGACGAGCCTAGCTCCGCTATGTCTGTGGCCTCtatgctcgacgcgccgccgctggtcgatggcgcgcccggcacgtCGCTTCCCAGCATGGGCTCAGCACACTCGCTCAGTGAGTCGCCCGAGCAGAAGGAGTCGATAACGGGCGGCCCCAGCCCCGAGGGGCACCGCGGCCCCACCCCACCCGTCACCCCAAAATGGAACAAgccccgcggcgccggcgccgcgacgaccaaCGGAAGCGGCAA AGCGTATGCCACGCCAAACACGTCCCAGTTCATCCGGCGCCAGCAATCAGTATCGGTCGTGACCGCGGGCCAGACCACGACCAAGTCCCGGCCGGGCTCGGAAGTGGTCATCACCCAGCAGGTGACGtccaccgcgccggcccCGTCGCCCACGCCAATGCCCCCGGTTGAGGAGCAGAAGCACACGCCGGCCGGACCGGTCGCGGGTGGCGTCGTGGGCGGTGTTGTCGGACTTCTCCtgctcgtcctgctcgccTATCTCTTGCTGCGTCGCATGCGCAACCagcgcgcgacacgcgcccTGGACTCGGCCtacgccgaggcgggcatcggcggcggtggcgtcgaccgccgtACGCGCATGCGCCCTGCGCAGGCTATCGACGAGCCGTGGAGCCCGGGCGGGATGGCGATGCACGCATCCAACAGCGGCCAGCCCTcgctgggcggcgccggcagcgaccCTTACTTTGCCTCGCCGGTGCACCACCACTACGACGATATGGAGATGGGTGTGCGGCCCAGCATGCAAaagacgccgcgcgactCGACGCAGCACGACCCGGTGGCCTGGCCCGATTTCCAGCCGGGcccggccgcgcgccagaTGAGCCAGTtccaggacgaggcgccacTCGCCGACGTCTCTACACACACCAATCTGGCCGCGCCGGCTGTGCATGTATCGCACTACGAAAACATGGATGCAGAAGAACCTGTGCCCACGACGCAAGTGCCTGTAGCGTCCAGTGAcgcgtacgccgccgccgcacccACCGAGATGCTTGGCGAGATTGATACCACTTcgggcgcgcagcagcacgccgccgatgccgacACGTTTGCGACTGCGCCTCCGTCGAGTGCTGCGCCGGCTATTTCCACACAGACCCTCGCCaatgcgcctgcgcgcgagtcgctgcCCCGCCTGAACACGGactcgctctcgcgcaAGGACAGCAACGCGGCCGACCTGCagtcgccgtcgtcggcctACATGTGGCTGCCGCCCCGGAAGCTCTTTACGGAGAGcaccgaggaggaggcgccggagccgggcgcggccgcagcgcccgcGCGCCCTTCGCTCCTGCGCTCTGAGAGCAACATGCAGGACTCGGCagaggagcaggagctgAGCAACAAGCTGTGGCGTAACAATGGCACGCTCCGGGTCGCGAATGAGTCGTAG
- a CDS encoding NAD(+) kinase (EggNog:ENOG503NUE8; COG:G) produces MSAAQPDEDAEYTPQQPPSLNGVYERSRQSFHLSKPEITQQDGESAASSAEQQLDEEAAASDGRLRSITNQLAQTAVGVREMSKQLVRARVHSNVESVLIITKARDNHLVSLTREMAIWLMTIPRENNDRGLIVYVDAQLRHSKRFDVARMQAEHPEIFEPIRPQRRMPEGRNMAGEGQLRYWTADLCCSAPHLFDFVVTLGGDGTVLFCSWLFQTNVPPVIPFSLGSLGFLTPFNFDEYKTSLGSAVQNGVRLNMRMRFRATVYRAIPPSDPGASRYRRKAIKSRDTGEIIMRNIEEDGWHAIEVAPTAREGPADTSNTRPHKDKVVHCFGTRPVETFEILNDLVVDRGPSPFVSMLEVFADNNHLTTSQADGLCISTPTGSTAYSLSAGGSLVHPEIPAILITPICPHTLSFRPMLLPDSMELRISVPYHSRSNAWASFDGRGRIEIQRGDHIKVTASPYPFPTVMPEDQPSPWFDSVSRTLNWNQRQKQKSFVMVEENVPAARGAENKASAPRQSVDRIPVAEEDDRRSPSPSSSSDSENDVPEDFDIDDHSTTGSRVNTWDQSLASGATPTSNSAIQREFMSAVQPMTSMSSSTSKVAETPASLPPDAFTPDRFGSAGPPHAPSPLSRRHLAAVDFRLQDALKSGDTKAQPSPDVAMAPTHSSDSQCPQAIVVYGHDDTDDSEESDAP; encoded by the exons ATGTCGGCGGCCCAGCCGGACGAGGATGCGGAGTACACTCCGCAGCAGCCTCCTTCGCTGAATGGCGTGTACGAACGCAGCCGGCAGTCGTTCCACTTGAGCAAGCCTGAGATCACGCAGCAGGATGGCGAGAGCGCCGCTtcgagcgccgagcagcagctcgacgaggaagcggcggcgtccgACGGGCGCCTGCGGAGCATTACCAACCAGCTTGCCCAGACGGCGGTGGGTGTGCGCGAGATGAGCAAGCAACTCG TGCGTGCGCGTGTCCATTCGAATGTCGAGAGCGTATTGATCATTACCAAAGCGCGCGACAACCATTTGGTGAGCCTGACGCGCGAGATGGCGATCTGGCTCATGACGATACCGCGTGAAAACAACGACCGGGGATTGATTGTGTAtgtcgacgcgcagctgcggcaCTCGAAGCGCTTCGACGTCGCACGCAtgcaggccgagcaccCCGAGATCTTTGAGCCGATTaggccgcagcggcgcatgccCGAGGGGCGCAATATGGCCGGCGAAGGGCAGCTGCGGTACTGGACCGCAGACCTGTGCTGctctgcgccgcacctGTTCGACTTTGTGGTGACG ctcggcggcgacggcacggTTCTCTTTTGTTCGTGGCTCTTTCAGACCAACGTCCCGCCCGTGATCCCCTTCTCGCTCGGGTCGCTGGGCTTTTTGACGCCGTTCAACTTTGACGAGTACAAGACCTCGCTGGGATCCGCCGTGCAGAATGGCGTGCGGCTGAATATGCGTATGCGCTTCCGCGCTACGGTTTAT CGTGCCATCCCCCCGAGCGACCCCGGTGCGAGCCGGTACCGCCGCAAGGCGATCAAGTCGCGCGACACGGGCGAGATTATTATGCGCAACATTGAAGAGGACGGCTGGCACGCAATTGAAgtcgcgccgaccgcgcgcgaggGGCCGGCCGACACGTCCAACACGCGGCCGCACAAGGACAAAGTGGTCCACTGCTTTGGCACGCGCCCGGTCGAGACGTTTGAGATTCTCAACGACCTCGTCGTGGACCGTGGGCCGAGTCCGTTTGTGAGCATGCTCGAGGTGTTTGCGGACAACAACCACCTCACGACCTCGCAGGCCGACGGTCTGTGTATCTCTACACCCACCGGGTCCACCGCCTATTCCCTTTCTGCGGGCGGCTCGTTGGTCCACCCCGAAATCCCTGCGATTCTGATCACCCCCATCTGTCCCCACACGCTATCCTTCCGGCCGATGCTGCTGCCGGACAGCATGGAGCTGCGTATTTCTGTGCCCTACCACTCCCGGAGCAACGCATGGGCGTCGTTCGACGGCCGGGGGCGCATCGAgatccagcgcggcgaccacATCAAGGTCACTGCGTCGCCCTACCCCTTCCCCACGGTCATGCCCGAGGACCAGCCGAGTCCGTGGTTCGACTCGGTTTCGCGCACGCTCAACTGGAACCAGCGTCAAAAGCAAAAGAGTTTCGTGATGGTCGAGGAGAACGTgcccgcagcgcgcggtgccgaGAACaaggcgtcggcgccgcggcagaGCGTCGACCGCATACCGGTCGCCGAGGAAGACGACCGGCGGTCCCCGTCGCCCTCCTCCAGCAGCGACAGCGAGAACGACGTGCCGGAGGATTTTGATATTGACGACCACTCGACGACGGGATCGCGCGTGAATACGTGGGATCAGTCGCTGGCGTCcggcgccacgccgacGTCCAACTCCGCGATCCAGCGCGAGTTCATGTCGGCGGTGCAGCCCATGACGAGCATGTCATCGTCGACCAGCAAAGTCGCAGAAACCCCCGCATCGCTGCCTCCGGATGCTTTTACGCCTGACCGTTTTGGTTCCGCGGGACCCCCTCACGCCCCGAGTCCGCTTAGCCGGCGCCATTTGGCGGCGGTCGATTTCCGTCTACAGGATGCCCTAAAATCGGGGGACACCAAGGCGCAGCCCTCCCCCGATGTGGCAATGGCCCCTACGCATTCTTCCGACAGTCAGTGTCCGCAGGCGATTGTGGTGTACGGCCATGACGACACGGACGACTCGGAGGAGTCCGACGCACCGTAG